In a single window of the Melanotaenia boesemani isolate fMelBoe1 chromosome 22, fMelBoe1.pri, whole genome shotgun sequence genome:
- the LOC121633927 gene encoding echinoderm microtubule-associated protein-like 1, which translates to MAAGTLEGDAHMEELVDHGLGMEETAHGLLRRPSLKESYNSDCLLAPDTDFMTDDRSSAASGLDVADRLTYLEQRMQMQEDEIQLLKMALADVLKRLNISEEHQAAAATAAGRRAPGAKARPVSLALPSRPPMLTSSNVFLKKSSTLPSSTTARNYSPTPSRSGVRSPPGSVKDIPCKTSKTRPTSAASTCKKIPESKPKEAAVSAGARRVTHCKVTMQIYLSPLARKTGSSEAAKSASVVPADSGPVAAPGHPQVKRGSKPEMKKSTPSFTLNLQKTTTSQNVPQDTSSYKSPMKSPSHYFQICY; encoded by the exons ATGGCAGCGGGTACATTAGAAGGGGACGCACACATGGAGGAGCTGGTGGATCACGGTCTAGGGATGGAGGAGACAGCCCACGGCCTGCTGAGGAGACCCTCGCTGAAGGAGAGCTACAACAGTGACTGCCTGTTGGCACCAGACACTGACTTCATGACAG ACGATCGCAGCTCAGCAGCCAGCGGCCTGGATGTGGCCGACCGTCTCACCTACTTGGAGCAGAGGATGCAGATGCAGGAAGATGAAATCCAGTTGTTGAAGATGGCGCTGGCTGATGTACTCAAGAGACTTAACATCTCTGAGGAGCACCAGGCAGCTGCAGCTACTGCTGCAGGCAGGAGGGCACCGGGTGCAAAAG ccaGACCTGTGTCTCTAGCGTTGCCCTCGAGACCACCCATGCTCACCTCTAGCaatgtttttctgaaaaagaGCTCTACACTGCCCTCTAGCACCACAGCCAGGAACTACAGCCCAACTCCATCCCGAAG TGGTGTGAGAAGCCCACCAGGAAGTGTGAAGGACATTCCGTGTAAGACCAGTAAAACGCGGCCCACTTCTGCAGCCTCAACCTGTAAGAAAATTCCAGAAAG CAAGCCCAAAGAGGCCGCAGTAAGCGCTG GGGCACGACGTGTGACACACTGCAAAG TGACTATGCAGATCTATCTGAGCCCCCTCGCAAGAAAGACTGGGTCTTCTGAGGCTGCCAAGTCTGCATCTGTGGTGCCTGCTGACAGCGGGCCTGTGGCTGCGCCCGGACACCCTCAAGTGAAGAGGGGCAGTAAAccagaaatgaagaaatcaaCCCCATCCTTCACCTTAAACCTCCAGAAAACAACAACCAGCCAGAATGTGCCGCAGGACACATCCAGCTACAAAAGCCCCATGAAATCGCCCAGCCATTACTTTCAGATTTGTTACTGA